In Salinibacterium sp. dk2585, a single window of DNA contains:
- a CDS encoding pyridoxal phosphate-dependent aminotransferase, whose translation MTVHGSWTRAAESAMLLGADGTLSQTIFAEMTALASRNGALNLGQGFPDEDGPAEVLEAARQAISDGINQYPPGIGQPVLREAIAQHQRRFYGLEVDPDTEVMVTAGATEAIAATILALTEPGDEVVTFSPFYDSYGAMIGLARAEHRTVPLRGPHFQPDHDELRAAVNDRTRIILINDPHNPTGSVFSRETLEVVVELAHRHDAIIMTDEVYEHLVFGAPHVPIATLPGAAERTVSISSGGKTFNATGWKVGWLTAPARLLQAILAVKQFLTYSNAAPFQPAIAAGLELDDAFFAEASATLRRRRDALARGLTAAGFTVQLPAAGYFIVADAAALGATDAHDFCRSLPERAGVAAVPLTAFVHPEQRHSVATLVRFAFCKRDEVIAEASERLLALRS comes from the coding sequence ATGACGGTGCATGGATCATGGACGCGGGCGGCCGAATCCGCCATGCTGCTGGGCGCAGACGGCACACTCAGCCAGACCATCTTTGCGGAGATGACCGCCCTCGCCTCGCGGAACGGTGCCCTCAACCTCGGCCAGGGCTTCCCCGACGAAGACGGGCCAGCCGAAGTGCTCGAGGCCGCGCGGCAGGCCATCAGCGACGGCATCAACCAGTACCCGCCCGGCATCGGCCAGCCCGTGCTGCGGGAGGCGATCGCGCAGCACCAGCGCCGCTTCTACGGCCTCGAAGTCGACCCCGACACCGAGGTCATGGTCACGGCGGGGGCGACCGAGGCCATCGCCGCGACGATCCTGGCCCTGACGGAGCCGGGCGACGAGGTCGTCACCTTCTCCCCTTTCTACGACTCCTACGGCGCCATGATCGGGCTCGCGCGCGCGGAGCACCGCACGGTGCCCCTTCGCGGGCCGCACTTCCAGCCCGACCACGACGAGCTGCGGGCCGCCGTCAACGACCGCACCCGCATCATCCTCATCAACGACCCCCACAACCCCACGGGCAGCGTGTTCAGCCGGGAGACGCTCGAAGTCGTCGTGGAGCTTGCGCACCGTCACGACGCCATCATCATGACCGACGAGGTCTATGAGCACCTCGTCTTCGGCGCGCCCCATGTGCCGATTGCGACACTCCCCGGGGCCGCCGAACGCACCGTGTCGATCTCGAGCGGAGGCAAGACCTTCAACGCGACCGGCTGGAAGGTCGGATGGCTCACAGCTCCCGCGCGACTCCTCCAAGCGATCCTCGCCGTGAAGCAGTTCCTCACCTACAGCAACGCGGCACCCTTCCAGCCGGCGATCGCTGCGGGGCTCGAGCTCGATGACGCCTTCTTCGCCGAGGCATCCGCGACCCTCAGGCGACGCCGCGACGCGCTGGCGAGGGGCCTCACGGCGGCGGGCTTCACCGTGCAGCTGCCTGCTGCGGGCTATTTCATCGTCGCGGATGCCGCGGCGCTCGGTGCGACGGACGCGCACGATTTCTGCCGCTCGCTGCCGGAGCGTGCTGGGGTCGCCGCAGTGCCACTGACGGCGTTCGTGCATCCCGAGCAGCGGCACTCCGTTGCCACCCTCGTGCGCTTTGCCTTCTGCAAGCGCGATGAGGTGATCGCCGAGGCATCCGAGCGGCTCCTGGCGCTGCGCTCCTAG
- a CDS encoding CDP-glycerol glycerophosphotransferase family protein, translating to MPLIHDLTTAQRLVRNLLRARRTRNELAGRLRTVQKPAPQSIQIAVYFADAAVNMYQVRQWYAPLAELAKRWPVAIIARTPSTMLRLLDESPVPVVYARKVADLEQFVADQELRIVFYVNQNSRNFQMFRYGRMWHVFINHGESDKMYMTTNQFKAYDYSLIAGAAAHDRLSRKLWDFDVDRRTIQIGRPQADHMQGELPYMPDERTVVLYSPTWEGDRAAAAYGSVASHGVALTRALLGDARFRLIYRPHPRTGVLDPATKSAHEQIVAAIAAANAADSRAQHIYDDGPTLGWQLASADVAITDISAMIYDRLATGKPLIVTRPASPQADVDEEGYLGAAEWLSAGQATDVVSHVDRVRDDEKALATLRFWVKRHFGDTTPGAATARFHAAVEQLMGEWDRHAEIHRDDRIDSEVDPFTGDDDEETAPVGE from the coding sequence ATGCCCCTGATCCATGACCTGACGACCGCGCAGCGACTGGTCAGGAACTTGCTCCGAGCCCGCCGCACCCGCAACGAGCTGGCCGGCCGCCTGCGCACGGTCCAGAAGCCCGCGCCCCAGAGCATCCAGATCGCCGTCTACTTTGCGGATGCCGCGGTGAACATGTACCAGGTGCGCCAGTGGTACGCGCCCCTCGCCGAACTCGCGAAGCGCTGGCCGGTTGCGATCATCGCCCGCACGCCCAGCACGATGCTGCGCCTCCTCGACGAATCGCCCGTGCCTGTCGTGTACGCACGCAAGGTCGCCGACCTCGAGCAGTTCGTCGCCGATCAGGAACTCCGTATCGTCTTCTACGTCAACCAGAACTCGCGCAACTTCCAGATGTTCCGCTACGGCCGCATGTGGCACGTGTTCATCAACCACGGCGAGTCCGACAAGATGTACATGACGACGAACCAGTTCAAGGCGTATGACTACAGCCTCATCGCGGGCGCGGCGGCCCACGACCGTTTGAGCCGCAAGCTTTGGGACTTCGATGTCGACCGTCGCACGATCCAGATCGGGCGACCGCAGGCCGATCACATGCAGGGCGAACTGCCCTACATGCCAGACGAGCGCACGGTCGTGCTGTACTCGCCCACCTGGGAAGGCGACCGCGCCGCAGCGGCGTATGGGTCGGTGGCCTCGCACGGCGTCGCCCTGACGCGGGCCCTGCTCGGCGACGCGCGCTTCCGGCTCATCTATCGCCCGCATCCGCGCACGGGCGTGCTCGACCCCGCGACCAAGTCGGCGCACGAGCAGATCGTCGCCGCGATTGCCGCGGCAAACGCGGCGGACTCGCGCGCGCAGCACATCTACGACGATGGCCCGACGCTCGGCTGGCAGCTGGCGAGCGCGGATGTCGCGATCACCGACATCTCGGCCATGATCTACGACCGGCTCGCGACCGGCAAGCCGCTCATTGTGACGAGGCCGGCATCCCCCCAGGCGGATGTCGACGAGGAGGGCTACCTCGGTGCGGCCGAATGGCTCTCGGCGGGGCAGGCGACGGATGTCGTCTCGCACGTCGACCGCGTAAGGGACGACGAGAAGGCGCTTGCGACGCTGCGATTCTGGGTCAAGCGGCACTTCGGCGACACGACGCCGGGCGCCGCGACCGCGCGCTTCCACGCGGCCGTCGAGCAGCTCATGGGGGAGTGGGACCGGCACGCCGAGATCCACCGCGACGACCGCATCGACAGCGAGGTCGACCCCTTCACGGGTGACGACGACGAAGAGACCGCGCCCGTCGGGGAGTGA
- a CDS encoding glycosyltransferase family 2 protein, protein MTTLPTVGVVVLTQGKRPADLARGLASILAQQGVSLDVVVVGNGWQPTGLPEGVRGVGLSENLGIPAGRNRGVDQVSGEWLFFLDDDASVPSPRFVADAIDLMAKHPDIGLVQPRVVDPSGVTNPRRWVPRIRKGEADASSNVFSVWEGALVMPRRVFDATGGWAEPFFYAHEGIELAWRVWDQGLRVWYAGELVAHHPAIEPTRHSYYYRLNARNRVWLAKRNLPWLIAPLYVGSWTGIQVLRWARNPAALRAWFGGWWAGWREPAGGRRRIKWVTVWRMARAGRPPLV, encoded by the coding sequence GTGACCACCCTCCCCACGGTCGGCGTCGTCGTGCTGACGCAGGGCAAGCGCCCTGCCGACCTCGCACGTGGGCTCGCGAGCATCCTTGCCCAGCAGGGTGTGAGCCTCGACGTCGTCGTCGTCGGCAACGGCTGGCAGCCGACGGGACTCCCCGAGGGCGTGCGAGGCGTGGGCCTCAGCGAGAACCTCGGCATTCCCGCGGGGCGCAACCGCGGGGTCGACCAGGTCTCGGGGGAGTGGCTCTTCTTCCTCGACGACGACGCGAGTGTGCCGTCGCCGCGCTTCGTCGCCGACGCGATCGACCTCATGGCGAAGCATCCGGATATCGGTCTCGTGCAGCCACGCGTCGTTGACCCCAGCGGCGTCACGAACCCCCGACGCTGGGTGCCCCGGATCCGCAAGGGAGAAGCGGATGCCTCAAGCAACGTCTTCTCGGTGTGGGAGGGTGCCCTCGTCATGCCGCGCAGGGTCTTCGACGCGACGGGCGGCTGGGCCGAGCCCTTCTTCTACGCGCACGAGGGAATCGAGCTGGCGTGGCGGGTCTGGGACCAGGGACTTCGGGTCTGGTACGCGGGGGAGCTCGTCGCCCATCACCCGGCAATCGAGCCGACACGGCACTCCTACTACTACCGGCTCAACGCCCGAAATCGCGTCTGGCTTGCGAAGCGCAACCTCCCGTGGCTCATCGCGCCGCTCTACGTGGGGTCGTGGACGGGCATCCAGGTGCTGCGCTGGGCTCGCAACCCCGCGGCCCTGCGCGCCTGGTTCGGCGGCTGGTGGGCCGGGTGGCGAGAACCCGCCGGTGGGCGCAGGCGCATCAAGTGGGTAACGGTGTGGCGTATGGCCCGCGCCGGCAGGCCGCCCTTGGTTTAA
- a CDS encoding ABC transporter ATP-binding protein, giving the protein MALLSLVLRTIKPYTRWVIAVFVLQLISTIAALYLPSLNASIIDRGIAQGDLDFIWSTGVTMLGVCLVQVATAITAVYFGARTSMAVGRDIRRAIYRKVDSLSALELGRFGTATLITRGTNDVQQVQMLVLMTLNFMVSTPIMCVGGIIMALREDAGLSWLVWVSVPVLFLVVGILVFLLMPLFRQMQDRIDGINGVLREQIIGIRVVRAFVREPFEAERYQRANEALTRVSVKVGNLFVLMFPAIMMILHFATAAVLWFGGQRVDAGEMEVGSLTAFLQYLLQILIAVMMGVFMVMMVPRAVVCAERIDEVLETESSQSLPQGEAHATPRDGRVEFRAVTFGYPGAERPVLDGLSFEAAPGQTTAIVGSTGSGKTSLVHLIPRLYDPQQGSVTIDGVPVSELTRAQLASVVALVPQKPYLFSGTIASNLRFGNADATDEELWEALRIAQAEDFVRAMPEGLNEHVAQGGTSVSGGQRQRLSIARALVAKPAVYLFDDSFSALDVTTDARLRAALGDAISDATVIIVAQRISTIREADQIIVLDAGRIVARGTHERLLETDPTYQEIIESQLSAEVA; this is encoded by the coding sequence TTGGCACTCCTCTCCCTCGTGCTGCGCACGATCAAGCCGTACACGCGATGGGTCATCGCGGTCTTCGTGCTGCAACTCATCTCCACCATCGCGGCGCTGTACCTGCCGAGCCTCAACGCGAGCATCATCGACCGCGGCATCGCGCAGGGGGATCTCGACTTCATCTGGTCGACCGGGGTGACCATGCTGGGCGTGTGCCTCGTGCAGGTCGCGACGGCCATCACGGCCGTGTACTTCGGCGCCCGCACGTCGATGGCGGTCGGACGCGACATCCGTCGTGCGATCTATCGCAAGGTCGATTCGCTGAGCGCCCTCGAGCTGGGACGCTTCGGCACTGCCACGCTCATCACGCGCGGCACGAACGACGTGCAACAGGTGCAGATGCTCGTGCTCATGACGCTCAACTTCATGGTGTCGACGCCCATCATGTGCGTCGGCGGCATCATCATGGCGTTGCGTGAAGACGCGGGGCTGTCGTGGCTCGTGTGGGTGTCGGTGCCCGTGCTGTTCCTGGTCGTGGGCATCCTCGTCTTCCTCCTGATGCCACTCTTTCGGCAGATGCAGGACCGCATCGACGGCATCAACGGGGTGCTCCGCGAGCAGATCATCGGCATCCGGGTCGTGCGGGCCTTCGTGCGCGAGCCCTTCGAGGCTGAGCGTTACCAGCGTGCGAACGAGGCCCTCACGCGGGTGTCGGTCAAGGTCGGCAACCTCTTCGTGCTCATGTTCCCGGCGATCATGATGATCCTGCACTTCGCGACGGCGGCCGTGCTGTGGTTCGGTGGGCAGCGCGTGGATGCGGGTGAGATGGAGGTCGGCTCGCTGACGGCCTTCCTGCAGTACCTGCTGCAGATCCTCATCGCCGTCATGATGGGCGTCTTCATGGTCATGATGGTGCCTCGCGCGGTCGTGTGCGCCGAACGCATCGACGAGGTGCTGGAGACCGAGAGCAGCCAGTCCCTGCCGCAGGGGGAGGCACACGCGACGCCACGCGATGGACGCGTCGAGTTCCGGGCTGTGACATTCGGCTACCCGGGCGCCGAGCGGCCGGTGCTCGACGGGCTGAGCTTCGAGGCGGCGCCCGGGCAGACGACCGCGATCGTGGGCTCGACGGGCTCGGGCAAGACCTCGCTCGTGCACCTCATCCCCCGCCTCTACGACCCGCAGCAGGGGTCCGTGACGATCGACGGCGTGCCCGTGTCGGAGCTCACGCGAGCCCAGTTGGCGAGCGTCGTCGCCCTCGTGCCGCAGAAGCCCTACCTGTTCTCAGGCACGATTGCCTCGAACCTGCGCTTCGGCAACGCGGATGCAACGGACGAAGAGCTCTGGGAGGCGCTGCGCATCGCGCAGGCGGAGGACTTCGTGCGCGCGATGCCCGAAGGGCTCAACGAGCACGTTGCCCAGGGCGGAACGAGCGTCTCGGGTGGACAGCGCCAGCGACTCAGCATCGCGCGGGCGCTCGTCGCGAAACCGGCCGTCTACCTCTTCGATGACTCCTTCTCGGCGCTCGACGTCACGACGGACGCCCGCCTGCGCGCCGCCCTCGGCGACGCCATCAGCGACGCGACCGTCATCATCGTCGCCCAGCGCATCTCCACGATCCGCGAGGCCGACCAGATCATCGTGCTCGACGCCGGCCGCATCGTCGCCCGCGGCACGCACGAACGGCTGCTCGAGACAGACCCGACGTATCAGGAGATCATCGAGTCGCAGCTGAGCGCGGAGGTGGCGTGA
- a CDS encoding ABC transporter ATP-binding protein, translating into MARRERRSAPASKDAASEPTTVDAVIDGTDFTPGEADGDMFGETPARKAQHFWPSAKRLLGLLRPERAGMAVVVALVVASVVLTVLAPKVLGQAMDVIFNGVLGSQLPEGVPLETVIEQARSSGNEQFADMLSGTEVVPGQGVQFDELARLIVLVLGMYTVASVLMWAQGYILNKLVMRVVYRLRQNIEEKLNRLPLRYFDTRQRGDLMSRVTNDVDNIQAALQQAFSQLVQSGLTVIGIGAMMFVVSWQLALIALIALPLSAIIAGVIGVRSQKLFAAQWKNTGHLNGHIEETFSGQEIVRVFGRDREMLEEFDRRNDDLYRAASGAQFVSGMIMPAMTFVSYLSYVLIAVVGGLRVATGNLTLGDATAFIQYSREFSQPLSEMAGMANMLQSGVASAERTFELLDAEEQETETPEERLPARPDGHVEFEGVTFSYSPEKPLIEDLSFSAEPGQTVAIVGPTGAGKTTLVNLVMRFYELSAGRILLDGVDITKLSRAELRSQVGMVLQDAFLFEGTIRENIRYGRLDATDDEVIAAAEATMVDRFVRQLPEGYDTVLDADGGSVSAGERQLITIARAFLANPALLILDEATSSVDTRTELLVQQAMAALRTERTSFVIAHRLSTIRDAHTILVMQDGRIVEQGNHERLLERRGAYYELYQSQFMAGRETDGMVAG; encoded by the coding sequence ATGGCACGCCGGGAGAGGCGCTCCGCGCCCGCATCGAAGGATGCGGCATCCGAGCCGACCACGGTCGACGCCGTCATCGACGGCACCGACTTCACCCCCGGCGAGGCCGACGGCGACATGTTCGGCGAAACGCCGGCGCGGAAGGCGCAGCACTTCTGGCCCTCCGCGAAACGGCTCCTCGGGCTACTACGTCCGGAACGGGCCGGCATGGCGGTCGTCGTGGCGCTGGTCGTGGCATCAGTGGTGCTGACGGTGCTCGCGCCGAAGGTGCTCGGCCAGGCGATGGATGTCATCTTCAACGGGGTGCTCGGATCGCAGCTCCCCGAGGGCGTGCCGCTCGAGACCGTCATCGAACAGGCACGTTCGAGCGGGAATGAGCAGTTCGCCGACATGCTCTCTGGCACCGAGGTGGTGCCGGGCCAGGGCGTCCAGTTCGACGAGCTGGCGCGGCTCATCGTGCTCGTGCTCGGCATGTACACCGTGGCATCCGTGCTCATGTGGGCGCAGGGCTACATCCTCAACAAGCTCGTCATGCGGGTCGTCTACCGGCTGCGGCAGAACATCGAGGAGAAGCTCAACCGCCTGCCGTTGCGCTACTTCGACACCCGCCAGCGCGGTGATCTCATGTCGCGCGTCACGAACGACGTCGACAACATCCAGGCAGCACTGCAGCAGGCATTCTCGCAACTCGTGCAGTCGGGGCTCACGGTCATCGGAATCGGCGCGATGATGTTCGTCGTCTCGTGGCAACTCGCCCTCATCGCCCTCATCGCGCTGCCGCTCTCCGCCATCATCGCGGGCGTCATCGGTGTGCGTTCCCAGAAGCTCTTCGCTGCCCAATGGAAGAACACAGGCCACCTCAACGGGCACATCGAGGAGACCTTCTCGGGCCAGGAGATCGTGCGCGTGTTCGGCCGCGACCGCGAAATGCTCGAGGAGTTCGACCGGCGCAACGACGACCTCTACCGCGCAGCATCCGGAGCGCAGTTCGTCTCAGGCATGATCATGCCGGCCATGACCTTCGTGTCGTACCTGTCGTATGTGCTCATCGCGGTCGTCGGCGGGCTGCGGGTCGCGACCGGCAATCTCACGCTCGGCGACGCGACCGCCTTCATCCAGTACTCGCGCGAGTTCTCGCAGCCCCTCAGCGAGATGGCGGGAATGGCGAACATGCTGCAGTCCGGCGTCGCCTCGGCCGAGCGCACCTTCGAACTGCTCGACGCCGAGGAGCAGGAGACCGAGACACCCGAGGAGCGGCTGCCCGCCCGCCCCGACGGGCACGTCGAGTTCGAGGGCGTCACGTTCTCGTACTCGCCCGAGAAGCCGCTCATCGAAGACCTGTCGTTCTCCGCCGAACCCGGGCAGACGGTCGCGATCGTCGGACCGACCGGTGCGGGCAAGACGACGCTCGTGAACCTCGTCATGCGCTTCTACGAGCTCAGCGCGGGGCGAATCCTGCTCGACGGGGTCGACATCACCAAGCTCTCGCGCGCAGAACTTCGCTCGCAGGTCGGCATGGTGCTGCAGGACGCATTCCTCTTCGAGGGCACGATCCGCGAGAACATCCGCTACGGCCGACTGGATGCCACAGACGACGAGGTCATTGCGGCGGCCGAGGCCACGATGGTCGACCGTTTCGTGCGCCAGCTGCCCGAGGGCTACGACACCGTGCTCGACGCCGACGGTGGCAGCGTCTCTGCCGGTGAGCGGCAGCTCATCACGATTGCGCGCGCGTTCCTCGCCAACCCCGCCCTGCTCATCCTCGACGAGGCGACCTCCTCGGTCGACACCCGCACCGAACTCCTCGTGCAGCAGGCCATGGCGGCCCTCCGCACGGAACGCACCTCCTTCGTGATCGCACACCGGCTCTCGACCATCCGCGACGCCCACACGATTCTTGTGATGCAGGACGGCCGCATCGTGGAGCAGGGCAACCACGAGAGGCTGCTCGAGCGCCGCGGGGCCTACTACGAGCTGTACCAGTCCCAGTTCATGGCCGGCCGGGAGACCGACGGCATGGTTGCGGGCTGA
- a CDS encoding CDP-alcohol phosphatidyltransferase family protein: protein MTSDAPRGRPRSIAELRAVAQPPEVRLRANAEHWTASLYLRNLSPYLTWMLLRTSISANGVTGIMILVGWGTALSLLIPGIWGAVLALAMGQLQMLVDCCDGEVARWRGTSSPAGVFLDKVGHYTTEGLIPIVLGIRAAGYPFDAPEDFFWTTLGLLLAVFIILNKALNDMVHVARANAGLPKLADRKEESEPRPGLVATLRRVARFVPFHRLYHSVELTILAFAAAIVGLFIGPELADRALLVALVPLAALALVGHFVAIMASRRVRA, encoded by the coding sequence ATGACGTCCGACGCACCACGGGGCCGTCCCCGGTCGATCGCCGAACTCCGTGCCGTGGCACAGCCACCCGAGGTGCGCCTGCGCGCGAACGCGGAGCACTGGACGGCATCCCTCTACCTGCGCAACCTCTCGCCATACCTGACCTGGATGCTGCTGCGCACGTCGATCTCCGCGAACGGCGTCACCGGCATCATGATCCTCGTCGGATGGGGCACGGCGCTCTCCCTCCTCATCCCCGGCATTTGGGGTGCCGTGCTCGCGCTCGCGATGGGGCAGCTGCAGATGCTCGTCGACTGCTGCGACGGTGAGGTCGCGCGATGGCGGGGCACGAGCTCGCCCGCGGGTGTGTTCCTCGACAAGGTCGGGCACTACACGACCGAGGGGCTCATCCCCATCGTCCTGGGCATCCGTGCCGCCGGTTACCCCTTCGACGCGCCGGAGGACTTCTTCTGGACGACGCTCGGTTTGCTGCTCGCCGTCTTCATCATCCTCAACAAGGCGCTCAACGACATGGTGCACGTTGCCCGCGCCAACGCCGGCCTGCCGAAACTCGCGGACCGCAAGGAGGAGTCGGAGCCGCGCCCGGGCCTCGTGGCGACCCTGCGTCGTGTCGCGCGCTTCGTGCCCTTCCACCGCCTGTACCACTCGGTTGAGTTGACCATCCTCGCCTTCGCCGCGGCGATCGTGGGACTCTTCATCGGCCCAGAGCTCGCCGACCGGGCACTGCTCGTGGCGCTCGTGCCCCTCGCCGCCCTCGCGCTGGTGGGTCACTTCGTCGCGATCATGGCGTCGAGGCGCGTGCGGGCGTGA
- a CDS encoding glycosyltransferase — MPVLNEVEHIEAAVLSLTGQDYSGESEIVLALGPSVDGTNRVIEQLAAEDPRIRSIPNELGSTPGGLNAAIRASSHPIVVRVDAHSVLPKDYTRIAVETLLRTGADNVGGIMKAEGITPFERAVAHAYGSRAGLGGTPHHVGGEEGPADTAYLGTFQRHRLLEVGLFDEGIKRGQDWELNRRLRATGGTVWFTPALQVVYRPRSSLVKLLRQFVATGIWRGELARRFPKENGLRYFVPPVAVIGILLGLVLGVIGALTGSWLVAAFTVPALYALFVLAAAVPVLRSEGARSAAWYLIVLPVIHFGWGTGFVLGFLKLSRNITAQVGR; from the coding sequence ATGCCGGTGCTCAATGAGGTCGAGCACATCGAGGCAGCCGTGCTCAGCCTGACCGGACAGGACTACTCGGGCGAGAGCGAGATCGTGCTCGCGCTGGGCCCGAGCGTCGACGGCACAAACCGCGTGATCGAGCAGCTCGCGGCGGAAGATCCGCGCATCCGGAGCATCCCGAACGAACTGGGAAGCACGCCGGGCGGACTCAACGCAGCCATCCGCGCCTCGAGCCATCCGATCGTCGTGCGCGTCGATGCCCACTCCGTGCTCCCCAAGGACTACACCCGCATCGCGGTAGAGACTCTCCTGCGCACGGGAGCCGACAACGTCGGCGGCATCATGAAGGCGGAGGGCATCACGCCCTTCGAGCGCGCCGTCGCCCACGCCTACGGCTCACGCGCAGGCCTTGGCGGAACGCCCCACCATGTCGGAGGTGAGGAGGGTCCGGCCGACACCGCCTACCTCGGCACCTTCCAGCGCCACCGCCTGCTCGAGGTCGGACTCTTCGACGAGGGCATCAAGCGCGGCCAGGACTGGGAACTCAATCGCCGCCTGCGCGCGACGGGCGGGACCGTGTGGTTCACCCCAGCACTCCAGGTCGTCTACCGGCCGCGGTCGAGCCTCGTGAAGCTGCTGCGGCAGTTCGTCGCGACGGGCATCTGGCGTGGCGAGCTCGCGCGTCGCTTTCCCAAGGAGAACGGGCTGCGCTACTTCGTACCGCCCGTCGCCGTGATCGGCATCCTGCTCGGCCTCGTGCTCGGCGTGATCGGTGCGCTCACCGGCTCCTGGCTCGTCGCGGCATTCACCGTGCCCGCTCTCTACGCGCTCTTCGTGCTGGCCGCTGCGGTGCCCGTGTTGCGAAGCGAGGGTGCGCGCTCGGCTGCCTGGTACCTCATCGTGCTGCCGGTCATCCACTTCGGGTGGGGCACGGGATTCGTGCTCGGCTTCCTCAAGCTGAGCCGCAACATCACCGCACAGGTGGGAAGGTGA
- a CDS encoding S1C family serine protease — MTEQPERPEDPTPPDNRAGETHPATAADGTGTPPPAADGTGAPAPAAQGAASPQGASSPQDPAPQQGAAFDAGATASPQADASPRPEPRRAGVGMVAVAAIAALVGGGVGAGVYAGVTGGENNEQGVVGTNLMINDVENATIISAVAAAVAPSVVTLAVNGGQASGSGSGVVLTEDGYILTNAHVATLSGATADPTIRVQSYDGRLFDATLVGSDPIADLAVVKVDADVKFQPAEFANSDELNVGDTTIAIGAPLGLSNTVTSGVVSALNRSITVASSEAPESEEAPDEPQPDAPDGWGPFDFWEFDNAPDRGSAPASSTIALPVIQTDAAINPGNSGGPLLDEDGKVIGINVAIASTGNTGSSTAGSIGVGFAIPSNLAQRVASELIENGTASHGLLGATVADVTDDSAIDSDVVGASIQEVTPDGAAEKAGLRPGDVVVEFEGLPITGKTDLTAQVRVLPGGTEAELVYLRDGERNTATVTLGELG, encoded by the coding sequence ATGACTGAGCAGCCCGAACGCCCCGAGGACCCAACGCCTCCCGACAACCGCGCGGGCGAGACACACCCCGCCACGGCCGCCGACGGGACGGGCACACCCCCGCCGGCCGCTGATGGGACCGGCGCACCCGCGCCGGCGGCGCAGGGTGCCGCATCGCCGCAGGGCGCTTCGTCTCCGCAGGATCCTGCACCCCAACAGGGTGCCGCCTTTGACGCGGGCGCGACCGCATCGCCGCAGGCCGACGCCTCGCCGCGGCCGGAACCGCGCCGCGCGGGCGTCGGCATGGTCGCTGTCGCGGCGATCGCCGCCCTTGTGGGCGGAGGTGTGGGGGCGGGCGTCTATGCCGGGGTCACGGGCGGAGAGAACAATGAGCAGGGCGTCGTGGGCACGAACCTCATGATCAACGATGTCGAGAACGCGACCATCATCAGTGCCGTCGCGGCGGCCGTCGCACCCTCGGTCGTGACGCTTGCTGTCAATGGTGGTCAGGCGTCCGGCAGCGGCTCTGGCGTCGTGCTGACCGAGGACGGCTACATCCTCACCAACGCCCACGTCGCGACCCTCAGCGGAGCGACGGCGGACCCGACCATCCGCGTGCAGTCCTATGACGGCAGGCTCTTCGACGCGACGCTGGTCGGCAGCGACCCCATCGCAGACCTCGCGGTCGTCAAGGTCGATGCGGATGTCAAGTTCCAGCCGGCCGAGTTCGCCAACTCCGATGAACTCAACGTTGGCGATACGACGATCGCAATCGGCGCGCCCCTCGGGCTCAGCAACACCGTCACGAGCGGTGTTGTGAGTGCCCTCAACCGCAGCATCACGGTCGCGTCGTCAGAGGCGCCGGAGTCAGAGGAGGCACCCGACGAACCGCAGCCCGACGCACCGGACGGCTGGGGTCCCTTCGACTTCTGGGAGTTCGACAACGCTCCCGACCGTGGCTCGGCTCCCGCCTCGTCGACGATCGCCCTCCCGGTGATCCAGACGGATGCCGCAATCAACCCCGGCAACTCGGGCGGCCCGCTCCTCGACGAGGACGGCAAGGTCATCGGCATCAACGTGGCGATCGCCAGCACGGGCAACACGGGCTCGTCGACCGCGGGAAGCATCGGCGTGGGCTTCGCGATCCCGTCGAACCTGGCCCAGCGCGTGGCATCCGAACTCATCGAGAACGGCACGGCGAGCCACGGACTCCTGGGTGCGACTGTGGCGGATGTCACTGACGACAGTGCGATCGACAGCGACGTGGTCGGTGCCTCCATTCAGGAGGTGACGCCGGATGGCGCTGCCGAGAAGGCAGGTCTCCGGCCGGGCGACGTGGTCGTCGAGTTCGAGGGTCTTCCCATCACGGGCAAGACCGACCTGACGGCCCAGGTGCGGGTGCTTCCGGGCGGCACTGAGGCGGAGCTCGTCTACCTTCGCGACGGTGAACGCAACACTGCCACTGTGACGCTCGGCGAACTCGGCTGA